From the genome of Chania multitudinisentens RB-25, one region includes:
- a CDS encoding D-serine ammonia-lyase, with protein sequence MNINQLIADFPLLQNLKALEPVTWLNPQYTTCTEGLPHVGLTADDVTQAEQRLARFAPYLSLAFPETLKTHGVIESELIAIPAMQQSLEHRYGLRLEGRLLLKKDSHLPISGSIKARGGIYAVLAHAEKLALEAGKLSSAQDYAVLFSDEFRYFFSQYRVAVGSTGNLGLSIGIISAKLGFEVTVHMSAAARAWKKQKLREHGVNVVEYAEDYGVAVEQGRKQAATDPGCFFIDDENSRTLFLGYAVAGRRLKKQFEAKSIRVDEQHPLFVYLPCGVGGGPGGVAFGLKLAFGDHVHCIFAEPTHSPCMLLGVYTGLHDQISVQDLGIDNQTAADGLAVGRASGFVGRAMGRLLDAFYTLNDQEMFDLLSLIYHQEHIQLEPSALAGMPGPWQMTANQSWLAARGIDRRKRENATHLVWATGGGMVPAAEMSEYLAGSKR encoded by the coding sequence ATGAACATTAACCAGTTGATTGCTGATTTCCCGCTGTTGCAAAACCTGAAAGCACTTGAGCCGGTTACCTGGCTGAATCCCCAGTACACAACCTGCACAGAAGGTTTGCCCCATGTTGGATTAACCGCTGACGATGTCACGCAGGCAGAGCAGCGCCTGGCTCGTTTTGCACCTTATCTGAGCCTGGCGTTTCCAGAAACACTTAAAACTCATGGTGTCATTGAATCTGAGCTGATCGCCATTCCTGCCATGCAGCAATCGCTTGAACACCGCTATGGGTTGCGGCTTGAAGGGCGATTGCTGCTGAAAAAAGACAGCCATCTTCCCATTTCAGGCTCAATTAAAGCGCGGGGAGGGATCTACGCGGTGTTGGCCCATGCGGAAAAACTGGCGTTGGAGGCCGGTAAGCTGTCAAGCGCGCAGGATTATGCCGTGCTGTTTAGCGATGAGTTTCGTTATTTTTTCAGCCAATATCGGGTTGCCGTGGGGTCTACCGGCAATTTGGGCCTGTCGATTGGCATCATCAGTGCCAAATTGGGGTTTGAGGTTACCGTACATATGTCCGCCGCTGCCCGGGCGTGGAAGAAACAAAAACTGCGTGAACATGGGGTTAACGTGGTGGAGTACGCCGAGGATTACGGTGTGGCGGTGGAGCAAGGGCGCAAACAGGCCGCCACCGATCCAGGCTGTTTCTTCATTGACGACGAAAATTCACGCACGCTGTTTCTGGGCTATGCGGTAGCTGGCAGACGGCTGAAAAAACAGTTTGAGGCAAAAAGCATTCGGGTGGATGAACAGCATCCGTTGTTTGTCTATCTGCCTTGCGGTGTGGGTGGCGGGCCGGGCGGCGTGGCTTTTGGCTTGAAACTGGCATTTGGTGACCATGTACACTGTATTTTTGCCGAACCGACACACTCTCCCTGCATGTTATTGGGGGTGTATACCGGGCTGCACGATCAGATTTCCGTGCAGGATCTGGGCATTGATAACCAGACCGCAGCGGATGGTTTGGCGGTAGGGCGGGCTTCCGGGTTTGTTGGCCGCGCAATGGGGCGTTTACTGGATGCGTTTTATACCCTGAACGATCAGGAAATGTTTGATCTGCTCAGCTTGATTTATCATCAGGAGCATATTCAGTTGGAGCCTTCGGCATTGGCCGGGATGCCAGGGCCATGGCAGATGACGGCTAATCAAAGCTGGTTGGCGGCACGCGGTATTGATCGGCGTAAACGTGAAAATGCGACCCATCTGGTCTGGGCAACTGGCGGAGGCATGGTGCCCGCTGCGGAAATGTCTGAATATCTTGCAGGTTCAAAGCGTTGA
- a CDS encoding GNAT family N-acetyltransferase: MNHRDLSQCRVNTARLLIAPFIAADADDVYQAITPTLTRFMNFEPAESPEAFASVWEGWLPLIREGEEIIFIARLRDNKQFVGMGGVHGLQSQTPELGVWVKESLQNQGYGREIVHAITLWASERYHPQHFIYPVAEQNTPSRRIVEALGGVISGRRENIKYDCVVYHLPALTS; encoded by the coding sequence ATGAACCACCGTGACCTTTCTCAGTGCCGTGTGAACACCGCTCGGTTGTTAATTGCCCCTTTTATTGCAGCGGACGCTGATGATGTTTACCAGGCAATCACCCCAACGCTGACGCGTTTCATGAACTTTGAACCCGCAGAGTCCCCAGAGGCATTCGCCAGCGTCTGGGAAGGTTGGCTCCCATTGATCCGTGAAGGTGAAGAGATCATCTTCATTGCCCGGCTGCGCGACAACAAACAGTTTGTCGGAATGGGCGGTGTCCACGGCCTGCAAAGCCAGACACCAGAATTGGGTGTCTGGGTCAAAGAAAGCCTGCAGAACCAGGGTTATGGCCGCGAAATTGTCCATGCCATCACCCTCTGGGCCAGCGAACGTTATCACCCTCAACACTTCATTTACCCGGTTGCTGAGCAGAATACCCCTAGCCGCCGTATTGTCGAAGCGTTAGGGGGCGTGATATCAGGCCGCCGCGAAAATATCAAATATGACTGTGTCGTCTATCATTTGCCTGCGCTCACCAGTTAA
- the ydfG gene encoding bifunctional NADP-dependent 3-hydroxy acid dehydrogenase/3-hydroxypropionate dehydrogenase YdfG, with the protein MIIFVTGATSGFGEAIARKFVHEGHQVIATGRRMERLEELRTELGAALHIVRLDVRNRAAIAQVIAELPAALRQIDVLVNNAGLALGLEPAHKANADDWETMIDTNAKGLVNMTRALLPAMVERNIGHVINIGSTAANWPYAGGNVYGATKAFVKQFSLGLRADLHGTRIRITDIEPGLVGGTEFSNVRFKGDDGRVNTTYAGANALTPEDIAESVFWVATLPAHVNINTLEMMPVSQSFAGLNIHRES; encoded by the coding sequence ATGATCATTTTTGTCACAGGAGCCACATCTGGATTTGGTGAAGCCATTGCACGCAAATTTGTGCATGAAGGCCATCAGGTCATTGCCACAGGCCGCCGCATGGAACGCCTGGAAGAACTGCGCACAGAGTTAGGTGCCGCGTTGCACATTGTACGCCTTGATGTACGCAATCGCGCCGCGATTGCGCAGGTTATCGCTGAATTACCGGCTGCGTTGCGCCAGATCGACGTGTTGGTCAATAACGCTGGCTTGGCATTGGGCCTGGAACCCGCGCATAAAGCCAATGCGGATGATTGGGAAACCATGATCGACACCAATGCCAAAGGGTTGGTGAATATGACACGTGCGCTGTTGCCCGCGATGGTGGAGCGCAATATTGGCCATGTGATCAATATTGGTTCGACCGCAGCCAACTGGCCTTATGCCGGTGGCAACGTCTATGGCGCGACGAAAGCCTTTGTGAAGCAATTCAGCTTAGGCTTGCGGGCCGATCTGCACGGTACTCGGATTCGCATTACTGATATCGAACCTGGCTTGGTTGGTGGCACCGAATTTTCCAACGTGCGCTTCAAAGGTGATGATGGCAGAGTAAACACAACCTACGCAGGGGCTAATGCTCTAACGCCGGAAGACATCGCCGAATCGGTTTTCTGGGTGGCTACGCTGCCAGCGCACGTCAACATCAACACGCTGGAAATGATGCCGGTCAGCCAGTCCTTTGCCGGATTGAATATTCACCGCGAATCGTAA
- a CDS encoding DUF1283 family protein, with the protein MKSFSAQRLMCGILPAALLMLVGAWQAPALAASCTQGSTCVTVNGDGAMSQEQARESKEQWDDTHSLRRKVNTRVEKEFDKADRSIDDEERCNGSYNVNAYWESTTRKCLDRTTGRPINP; encoded by the coding sequence ATGAAATCATTTTCTGCTCAACGGCTGATGTGCGGGATACTGCCAGCCGCTCTGCTGATGTTGGTTGGGGCCTGGCAAGCGCCGGCGCTGGCAGCTAGTTGTACTCAGGGCAGCACCTGCGTCACAGTCAATGGCGACGGGGCGATGAGCCAAGAACAGGCTCGCGAGAGTAAAGAGCAGTGGGACGATACCCATTCGCTACGCCGCAAAGTTAACACCCGCGTTGAGAAAGAGTTTGATAAGGCCGATCGTTCTATTGATGACGAAGAACGCTGCAACGGTAGCTACAACGTTAACGCTTATTGGGAATCCACGACACGTAAATGTTTAGATCGCACCACTGGCCGTCCGATTAATCCTTAA
- a CDS encoding DUF1161 domain-containing protein, translated as MKRALVLSVLLLTTAPLMAATTCESIKAEIAQRIVDNGVPESGFRLDIIPNDQANQAAGQVVGHCGFDTQKIVYTRLHGGDNADAAQTGTSQDSKPPQ; from the coding sequence ATGAAAAGAGCGCTTGTATTGAGTGTATTATTATTGACCACCGCTCCGTTAATGGCTGCGACCACCTGTGAAAGCATCAAAGCAGAGATCGCACAAAGGATCGTGGATAACGGCGTACCGGAATCGGGTTTCAGGTTGGATATCATCCCTAACGATCAAGCCAATCAGGCTGCCGGGCAAGTTGTTGGTCATTGCGGGTTCGACACGCAAAAAATCGTCTATACCCGCTTACACGGCGGCGATAATGCCGATGCCGCACAAACTGGCACCAGCCAGGATAGCAAACCGCCACAGTAA
- a CDS encoding ChaN family lipoprotein — protein sequence MKVWVLFSALLLSACSQTTLAPDSVVKDSIVPVPGSIVDLRSGKTITSEELLEQLAAAPQVIVGEKHDNANHHKIEQWLVENLARQRPQGSVLMEMLTPNQQEKVNKSKLWLQNHPDAKASEIAEQLDWKKSWDWSMYNGVVMAAMKGRYPLLSANLNRDEILALYKNPVFPAGSYSSQPDVRAAIAETIRVSHDGKIEPEQQKSMLAIQQHRDRRMAESLLAAPTPALLIVGGYHASKKLGVPLHIRDLDSQTTPLVLMLAEQGSVVTAESADFVWTTP from the coding sequence TTGAAAGTTTGGGTTTTATTTTCTGCCCTGCTGTTGAGTGCATGCAGCCAGACAACGCTGGCGCCGGATTCAGTGGTGAAAGATTCTATTGTTCCTGTTCCAGGTTCGATCGTGGATTTGCGTAGCGGAAAAACCATCACATCTGAAGAACTGCTTGAACAGTTGGCGGCTGCGCCGCAGGTGATCGTGGGGGAAAAGCATGACAATGCCAATCACCATAAAATCGAGCAGTGGTTGGTGGAGAATCTGGCACGGCAACGCCCGCAAGGCAGTGTTCTGATGGAGATGCTTACGCCAAATCAGCAAGAGAAGGTGAATAAATCCAAGTTGTGGTTGCAGAACCATCCTGATGCCAAAGCCAGCGAGATCGCAGAACAGCTCGACTGGAAAAAAAGTTGGGATTGGTCGATGTACAACGGCGTGGTAATGGCCGCCATGAAGGGGCGTTATCCGCTGCTTTCCGCCAATCTTAATCGCGATGAAATCCTGGCGCTCTATAAAAACCCGGTATTTCCGGCAGGAAGCTATTCCAGCCAGCCTGACGTCAGAGCGGCGATCGCCGAAACGATTCGCGTTTCTCATGATGGAAAAATAGAGCCTGAACAGCAAAAATCGATGCTGGCGATTCAACAACATCGCGATCGACGCATGGCCGAGAGTTTGCTGGCAGCACCTACGCCAGCGTTACTGATCGTCGGCGGATATCACGCGTCAAAAAAACTGGGGGTTCCCTTGCATATCCGCGATCTCGATTCTCAAACGACGCCGCTGGTGCTGATGCTGGCGGAGCAGGGTAGCGTTGTGACGGCCGAAAGCGCAGACTTCGTTTGGACAACACCTTAG
- the bioD gene encoding dethiobiotin synthase, which produces MLKRLFVTGTDTDVGKTVVSRALLQAFAAQDRLVTGYKPIAAGCQETSEGIRNKDALVLQASSSIPLSYEEVNPITCMDEVFHAHATQDIDYGLMSRGLQHLASKSDVVVVEGSGGWRVLMNDLHPYAEWVVQEQLPVILVVGIKLGCVSHALLTAQAIVNDGLPLLGWVANRINPGLAHYAETIDALQQRIPAPLLGEIPYLPRAEQRELAQYLNISCLLES; this is translated from the coding sequence ATGTTAAAGCGTTTATTTGTTACAGGTACGGACACCGACGTAGGTAAAACTGTGGTTTCCCGCGCATTATTGCAGGCATTTGCCGCCCAAGACCGCTTAGTGACGGGGTATAAACCCATCGCGGCCGGTTGTCAGGAAACCAGCGAAGGCATCCGAAATAAAGACGCTTTGGTTTTGCAGGCTTCATCCAGCATCCCCTTGTCTTATGAGGAAGTTAATCCGATAACCTGCATGGATGAGGTATTTCATGCCCATGCTACGCAGGATATTGACTACGGCCTGATGAGCCGAGGCTTGCAGCATCTGGCCAGTAAGTCGGACGTGGTGGTAGTGGAAGGCAGCGGTGGTTGGCGGGTACTGATGAACGATCTGCATCCTTATGCTGAATGGGTGGTACAGGAACAGTTACCGGTGATCCTGGTGGTTGGTATTAAGCTCGGCTGTGTCAGCCATGCGTTGTTGACCGCACAAGCGATTGTTAACGATGGTTTACCATTATTAGGGTGGGTCGCCAACCGTATCAACCCTGGTTTAGCGCACTATGCTGAAACTATTGATGCACTCCAGCAGCGTATTCCTGCGCCATTGCTGGGAGAGATCCCCTATTTACCCCGTGCTGAACAGCGTGAGTTGGCACAATATCTAAATATTTCCTGTTTATTGGAAAGCTAA
- a CDS encoding ROK family transcriptional regulator — translation MIADGQPGHIDQIKQTNAGAVYRLIDQLGPVSRIELSKRAQLAPASITKIVRELLEAHLVKETEYQEIGSRGRPAIGLVLDTEAWHFLSVRISRGTITLALRDLSSKMVVEELLPLVAEHDESLLQRIVDEIDHFFIRHQSKLERLTAIAITLPGMIDTASGIVHRMPFYDVQEMALGPALEALTGLPVYLQHDICAWTMAEALYGASRGSMNVIQVVIDHNVGAGVITNGRVLHAGSRSVVEIGHTQVDPYGKRCYCGNHGCLETVASIENMLEIAQQRLRGSMTSRLHDAPLCVESLCDAALAGDRLAKDIILGVGHSVGRIVAIMVNLFNPEKILVGSPLNRAAEILHPVIASCIRQQSLPAYSEHVKVESTQFFNQGTMPGAALVKDALYNGSLLVKLLQG, via the coding sequence GTGATTGCGGATGGGCAACCTGGGCATATTGATCAGATCAAACAAACCAATGCAGGGGCAGTTTACCGGCTGATTGATCAGCTGGGGCCGGTTTCGCGCATCGAATTATCAAAACGGGCACAGCTCGCCCCCGCCAGTATCACCAAAATTGTGCGTGAACTGCTTGAAGCTCATCTGGTTAAAGAAACCGAATATCAGGAAATTGGCAGCCGTGGCCGCCCGGCTATCGGGCTGGTGTTGGATACCGAAGCCTGGCACTTTCTTTCTGTCCGTATCAGCCGGGGTACGATCACGCTGGCTTTACGCGATCTCAGCAGCAAAATGGTGGTGGAGGAATTGCTACCCTTGGTTGCTGAGCATGATGAATCTTTGTTGCAGCGCATCGTTGACGAAATAGACCACTTTTTTATCCGCCACCAAAGCAAACTGGAGCGTTTAACGGCCATTGCCATTACCTTGCCTGGAATGATCGACACAGCATCGGGCATTGTCCACCGCATGCCATTCTATGATGTACAAGAGATGGCCCTGGGGCCTGCACTGGAAGCCCTCACCGGTTTGCCTGTCTACCTACAGCATGATATCTGTGCCTGGACCATGGCAGAAGCCCTGTACGGTGCTTCACGCGGGAGCATGAATGTGATTCAGGTGGTGATTGATCATAACGTCGGGGCTGGGGTGATCACCAATGGTCGCGTGCTGCATGCCGGTAGCCGTAGCGTGGTGGAAATAGGGCATACTCAGGTCGATCCTTACGGTAAACGTTGCTATTGCGGCAACCACGGTTGCTTGGAAACGGTAGCCAGTATTGAAAATATGCTGGAAATCGCTCAGCAGCGCCTCAGGGGATCGATGACCTCAAGGCTGCATGATGCTCCTTTGTGCGTGGAATCCTTATGTGATGCTGCCCTGGCTGGCGATCGGTTAGCTAAAGATATTATCCTCGGCGTCGGCCATAGCGTTGGGCGCATCGTGGCGATTATGGTCAATCTGTTTAACCCGGAAAAAATTCTGGTAGGTTCACCCTTGAACCGGGCCGCCGAGATCCTCCATCCGGTGATAGCTTCCTGCATCCGCCAGCAATCGTTGCCTGCTTACAGTGAACATGTGAAGGTGGAGTCTACACAGTTTTTCAATCAAGGAACGATGCCAGGCGCCGCGTTGGTGAAAGATGCCTTGTACAACGGCTCGCTGTTGGTGAAATTGTTACAGGGCTAA
- a CDS encoding LysR substrate-binding domain-containing protein — protein sequence MNIELRHLRYFVAVAEELHFGRAAERLRISQPPLSQQIKALEEMLGARLLARNNRNVGLTQAGEMFLKEAYQVLDQVNRAAEKATRLERGEIGELMIGFTSSAPFISAVSRSLRTFRQLSPNVHIKMREINTKQQLVPLLNGELDLGVMRNTRLPDALQHQVLLREPLLAVVPNGHPLVHKAPGTLRFTDLAQEPFVFFSREVGTALYDEILALLANAGIAPYITQEVGEAMTIIGLVAAGLGISILPTSFGRVKIDGVTYLPIAEPDAMTEVWLVYHCSRPLSAAARTLVALMLKPA from the coding sequence ATGAATATTGAACTCAGACACCTGCGTTATTTTGTCGCTGTTGCAGAGGAATTGCACTTTGGCCGTGCTGCTGAACGGTTACGAATTTCTCAACCGCCACTGAGCCAGCAGATTAAAGCGCTGGAAGAAATGTTGGGTGCGCGGCTGCTGGCGCGGAATAACCGTAATGTCGGGCTGACCCAAGCCGGGGAAATGTTTCTTAAAGAAGCCTATCAGGTGCTTGATCAGGTTAATCGAGCGGCAGAGAAGGCCACCCGGCTTGAGCGTGGCGAAATCGGTGAGTTGATGATTGGTTTTACGTCTTCTGCGCCATTTATCAGCGCGGTATCGCGTAGCTTACGCACGTTTCGCCAGTTATCGCCGAATGTGCATATCAAAATGCGCGAGATCAATACTAAACAACAGCTTGTTCCTTTGCTGAACGGCGAATTGGATCTGGGGGTGATGCGCAACACCCGTCTGCCGGACGCGCTTCAGCACCAGGTATTGCTGCGCGAACCCTTGTTGGCGGTAGTACCAAATGGCCATCCATTGGTTCATAAGGCACCAGGTACGTTGCGGTTCACCGACTTAGCACAGGAGCCGTTTGTGTTCTTTTCTCGTGAAGTGGGAACCGCATTATATGATGAAATTCTGGCTCTGCTGGCCAATGCTGGGATCGCGCCTTACATCACGCAGGAAGTGGGGGAGGCAATGACCATCATCGGCCTGGTCGCCGCCGGGCTGGGGATCTCTATCCTGCCAACCTCATTTGGCCGGGTTAAAATTGATGGGGTGACGTATCTCCCGATAGCGGAACCGGATGCCATGACCGAGGTTTGGCTGGTTTACCATTGCAGCCGCCCACTGTCGGCAGCGGCTCGCACTTTGGTGGCGTTGATGTTGAAACCAGCATGA
- a CDS encoding MFS transporter — MATPTRSAASTPLTQTHRDDASALAKTKRSTLNKLPYIERGTTQFRRVTLALFSAGLATFALLYCVQPILPVLSQDFGISPAESSLSLSFATGLLAFGLMFTGPLSDAIGRKSVMVTSLLLAAICTLVCAFMTSWHGILLMRALIGLSLSGVAAVGMTYLSEEIHPSVVAFSMGLYISGNSIGGMSGRLVTGVLTDFFSWRISLAVIGLFALAAACMFWRILPASRHFRASSLRPHTLLVNFKLHWHDKGLPLLFAEGFLLMGSFITLFNYIGYRLLSNPYYFSQATVGLLSVVYLTGSYSSPKAGVLTSRFGRGAVLVIAILMMLLGILTTALAPIAAVFIGMMLFTAGFFAAHSVASSWIGRRARRAKGQASSLYLFCYYAGSSIAGALGGVFWHSFGWGGVVAFVSAMLLLALLVAHYLQKLPEAARI, encoded by the coding sequence GTGGCAACCCCAACGCGTTCTGCGGCTTCAACGCCGTTAACGCAGACTCACCGTGATGACGCCAGTGCTCTCGCCAAAACCAAACGCTCAACGCTGAATAAACTCCCCTACATTGAACGCGGTACTACACAGTTCCGGCGCGTGACGCTGGCGTTGTTTTCTGCCGGGTTGGCAACGTTTGCTTTGCTGTATTGTGTACAACCCATATTACCGGTTCTGTCACAGGACTTCGGTATTTCTCCTGCCGAAAGCAGCCTGTCACTTTCTTTCGCTACCGGATTATTGGCCTTCGGTTTGATGTTTACCGGCCCACTCTCGGATGCGATTGGCCGTAAGTCCGTGATGGTCACCTCTTTGTTACTGGCCGCCATCTGTACGCTGGTTTGTGCTTTCATGACCAGTTGGCACGGCATTTTACTCATGCGTGCCCTGATAGGGCTTTCGCTAAGCGGTGTAGCAGCGGTGGGCATGACTTATTTAAGTGAGGAGATCCACCCTAGCGTGGTGGCCTTTTCGATGGGGCTCTACATCAGCGGTAACTCAATTGGCGGGATGAGCGGGCGTTTAGTGACCGGGGTTTTGACGGATTTCTTCTCTTGGCGAATTTCACTGGCGGTGATTGGCCTATTCGCTCTGGCGGCAGCCTGTATGTTCTGGCGTATTTTACCGGCATCCCGGCATTTTCGCGCTAGCTCTCTGCGCCCGCACACATTGCTGGTCAACTTTAAGCTGCACTGGCATGACAAAGGGCTTCCTTTGTTGTTCGCCGAAGGCTTTCTGTTGATGGGCAGTTTTATCACCCTGTTTAATTACATCGGTTATCGTTTGTTGAGCAACCCATATTACTTTAGCCAAGCTACCGTGGGATTGCTCTCCGTCGTTTATCTCACCGGTTCATACAGTTCTCCGAAAGCGGGTGTTCTGACGTCACGTTTCGGGCGTGGAGCCGTGCTAGTGATTGCTATTCTGATGATGTTGCTCGGTATTTTGACGACGGCTTTAGCTCCCATCGCCGCAGTTTTTATCGGGATGATGTTGTTTACCGCTGGCTTTTTTGCCGCTCACTCCGTTGCCAGCAGCTGGATTGGCCGCCGCGCCCGCCGTGCCAAAGGCCAGGCTTCATCACTGTATCTGTTCTGCTATTACGCAGGTTCGAGCATTGCTGGCGCCCTGGGGGGTGTGTTCTGGCATAGTTTCGGTTGGGGAGGCGTGGTTGCCTTTGTCAGTGCCATGCTGTTACTGGCTCTTTTGGTGGCGCACTACCTGCAAAAACTGCCGGAAGCCGCCCGCATTTGA
- the tus gene encoding DNA replication terminus site-binding protein produces MDKYNLIGRMNMCFAELELALAALHQQILPLPLVAAQVFSLPEIEKGTEHTAIEQISVEPHFGLPARNLALQHYQRLFIHHNRQHISSKAAVRLPGVICLAVEHAEYLALKQQITLINRLKAELEHIITVESGLTPEQRFDFVHNRLHGLITLNAYRSLTLLTNPDSVRFGWANKHIIKNVKRDDILTQLEKSLQAGRAVPPFSREQWAEQIRREIEDVSRLPQNAVLKIKRPVKVQPIARVWYQQQQKQVQHPCPLPLIALCQLDAGANVPKIGELLNYDAATVKHKYKPDAKPLRLLVKRLHLYTDISNR; encoded by the coding sequence ATGGATAAATATAACCTTATTGGCAGAATGAATATGTGCTTTGCTGAGTTGGAATTGGCATTGGCGGCCCTCCACCAGCAAATTCTGCCGTTACCCTTAGTTGCCGCGCAGGTTTTCAGCCTGCCGGAGATAGAAAAAGGTACTGAACATACTGCAATTGAGCAAATCAGCGTAGAGCCGCACTTCGGCTTACCCGCACGTAATTTGGCGCTGCAACACTATCAACGGTTATTTATCCATCACAACCGGCAGCATATCAGCAGTAAAGCCGCCGTGCGGCTGCCTGGGGTGATTTGCCTGGCCGTTGAACACGCAGAATACCTCGCACTGAAACAACAAATTACGCTCATTAATCGCTTGAAAGCCGAGCTGGAACACATCATCACCGTTGAATCTGGCTTGACTCCTGAACAACGCTTTGATTTTGTACATAACCGGTTGCATGGCTTAATCACACTTAATGCCTATCGTTCGCTGACCCTTCTCACGAATCCCGATTCAGTACGCTTCGGTTGGGCTAACAAGCACATTATCAAGAATGTAAAGCGGGATGACATCCTCACACAGTTGGAAAAAAGCCTGCAAGCCGGACGAGCCGTCCCCCCCTTCAGCCGTGAACAATGGGCTGAACAAATTCGCCGCGAAATAGAGGATGTCAGCCGTCTGCCGCAGAACGCCGTGCTGAAAATTAAACGGCCAGTGAAGGTACAACCAATCGCCCGAGTCTGGTATCAGCAACAGCAAAAACAGGTACAACACCCCTGCCCGCTGCCGCTGATAGCCCTGTGCCAATTAGATGCTGGGGCAAATGTGCCGAAAATTGGCGAATTGCTTAATTACGATGCCGCAACGGTGAAGCATAAGTACAAACCCGATGCCAAACCGCTGCGCCTGCTGGTAAAACGCCTGCACCTCTATACCGATATTTCTAATCGTTAA
- a CDS encoding VOC family protein codes for MAAPNMIIIYVDSPEKSVGFYRQLLGVEPVEQSATFALFVLSNGFKLGMWSKHTVEPAAGAAGGGMEICFPCEQPEQVDAFYQQWLAKGLAMIQPPVAMDFGYTFVAEDLDGHRLRVYKLND; via the coding sequence ATGGCAGCACCAAATATGATCATCATTTATGTCGATAGCCCAGAAAAAAGCGTAGGTTTCTATCGCCAGCTATTGGGTGTAGAACCGGTAGAGCAGTCTGCCACTTTTGCGTTATTTGTATTGAGTAATGGTTTCAAATTGGGCATGTGGTCGAAACACACCGTTGAGCCTGCCGCAGGGGCTGCGGGTGGGGGAATGGAAATCTGCTTCCCTTGCGAGCAACCAGAACAGGTGGATGCGTTCTATCAGCAATGGTTAGCCAAAGGGCTGGCGATGATACAGCCCCCGGTGGCGATGGATTTTGGTTATACCTTTGTAGCCGAAGATCTCGATGGCCATCGGCTGCGTGTCTATAAGCTTAACGATTAG
- a CDS encoding helix-turn-helix transcriptional regulator: MSRTQRLLDLMQILRRHRYPVAGHALAEELGVSMRTLYRDIATLQQQGADITGETGVGYVLRPGFILPPLMFSQQEIEALVLGMRWVERRGDSELASAATDALAKIAAVLPGELREELNTSTLLIGPMDTLNIPDKIRVVIREVIRLEHKVIVEYQDQAGRVSKRILWPFAMGFFEQVQVLVAWCELRASFRHFRLDRILKLTPLAQRYPRGRRALMKAWCENEGINTM, encoded by the coding sequence ATGTCCCGAACTCAACGCCTGCTTGATCTGATGCAGATCCTGCGTCGCCATCGTTATCCGGTGGCAGGGCATGCTTTGGCCGAGGAGCTAGGGGTCAGTATGCGCACGCTGTATCGCGATATCGCGACTTTGCAGCAACAGGGGGCGGATATTACCGGTGAAACGGGGGTGGGGTACGTATTGCGGCCAGGGTTTATCCTGCCACCTCTGATGTTTTCACAGCAGGAAATCGAAGCACTGGTACTGGGGATGCGTTGGGTGGAACGCAGAGGTGACAGCGAATTAGCGAGTGCGGCAACAGATGCGCTAGCGAAGATTGCTGCCGTATTACCCGGTGAATTGCGTGAAGAATTGAATACCAGTACGTTGTTGATTGGCCCGATGGATACGCTCAACATACCCGATAAAATACGGGTGGTGATCCGCGAAGTTATCCGCCTTGAGCACAAAGTTATCGTTGAATATCAGGATCAGGCGGGCCGTGTCAGCAAACGTATTCTATGGCCGTTTGCCATGGGATTTTTTGAACAAGTGCAGGTACTGGTGGCTTGGTGTGAACTGCGTGCCTCATTTCGCCATTTCCGTTTGGATCGCATCCTGAAGCTGACACCGCTAGCGCAACGTTATCCTCGTGGCCGCCGGGCATTGATGAAAGCGTGGTGTGAAAATGAAGGAATAAACACAATGTGA